TTCGAAGATCTCCTGCGCGTAGTGCAGCACGATCGCCGACGGGTCCAATTCGATCGGCCCGTACGCGCCGACCCGCGCGTCGTGCCATCCCCGGTCCTCGGAGTAGTCGATCGACACCATGTGGTCGGTGTGATACCGACCGAAGCCGGGGTCGGCCAGAATCGCTTGGCGGGCGTCGTCACTGGCCGGGTTTGCGGTGCGAGACACCGTGAACTCGAGGACGTCGCTGAGCATGAGGCGATTGTATAACCGGGCGCTATCGAGTTTTTGCGCCGACGAACGGCGGCTTGACCACTTCGCATTCGAGACCGCGCCCCCGGACGTCCACTGTGACGTGCTGGCCGTCCTCAATACCGGCGTCGACATCGACGAGCGCCAGCGCGATCCCGGTCTTCAGGGTCGGTGAGAACGTGCCCGAGGTGGTCACACCGACACTCCGGTCGCCGTCGAGAACGGTGAGGTCGGGCCGCAGCACTCCGCGGCCCACCGCGCGCAGACCTCGCAGTAGTCGCGGCGGACCGGCCTCCTTCTCGGCCAACAACGCGTCGCGGCCGAAGAACGCGTCTTTCTTCCAGCCGATCGCCCAGCCGCATCGCGCCTGCAGCGGCGAGATGTCGGCCGAGAGTTCGTGGCCGTGCAGCGGATAGCCCATCTCGGTGCGCAACGTGTCGCGTGCGCCGAGCCCCGCCAACTGCCCGTCGGCACTCTTGACCGCGGCCAGTAGCGCATCGAACACCACCCCGGCGGAATCCCACGGCGGTAGCAGTTCGTAGCCGTGTTCACCGGTGTAGCCGCTGCGGCACACCCGCACCGGAACGCCGTCGAGAGCAGCGTCGGCGTAACCCATGTAGTCCATGTCGGTGGGTAGACCGAGTTGGCTGAGCACCTCGCTCGAGCGCGGTCCCTGCACGGCGAGCACGGCATAGGACCGGTGCTCATCGGTCACGCTGATCCCTTCTGGGGCAGCATCTTTGAGCGCAGCCACGACGGCGGCGGTGTTGGCGGCGTTGGGCACCAGAAAAATCTCATCGGACGAGACGTAATAGGCGATCAGGTCGTCGATGACGCCGCCGGATTCGTTGCAGCACAACGTGTACTGCGCCTTGCCCGGCTGGATGCGGTTGAGGTCGTTGGTGAGCGTCGAGTTCACGAATTCCGCGGCACCGGGCCCCTTGACGAGCGCCTTGCCCAGGTGACTCACGTCGAACAGGCCGACGGCGTTACGGGTCGCGGCATGCTCGGCGACCGTCCCCGCATACGAGACGGGCATCAGCCATCCCCCGAACTCGGCGAAACTCGCGCCCTGCTCGCGGTGACGTTCCTCCAACGGTCCACGCAACGGGTCAGACATATCGGCGCTGCTCCTCCTCAACTCGCGGGCATTTCACCCTAATCCGACCAGCTACTGGCACACTTGGCCGGTGGTCGATTCCCTGGACTTCGAGGCGATCCAGGCCGCCGGAATCGCTGACGCGCAGGCCCGCGCGGGCCTGCTCGAATACCTGGCCAGCCTCGGCTTCACCGTCGACGACATGGCGCAGGCCGAGCGCCGCGGCCGGCTGTTCGGGCTGGCCGGTGACGCCCTGTTGCAGTCCGGGCCGCAAACGTTCACGCTGCGCACCGCCGCGCAGTCGCTCGCTGTGCCGGTCACCGACGTCGAATATGCCTGGGCAATGCTCGGCCTGACCGTCGAAGACTCCGATACTCCGGCGTTGACGCAGGCTGACGTCGATGCGCTCGGCACGTGGATCGCGATGCGGGCCCGACTGGGCCACGATGCCGCCGACGGCTACATGCGAGTCCTGGGCGCGGCTCTCGCCCGGTTGGCCGAGGCCGTGTCGTCGATGATTCGGACCACCACACCGCGGCTATGGCTGGGCAGCACCGGCGACGAGCTCGCCACCGCGCAGGCCTACCGGGAGGTCGCCGGTTTCGTTCCACGACTCGGGTCGATGCTGGACGCGATCCACCGCCACCACCTGGTCAGTACCCGCACCTTCATCGAGGGCGTCGAGCGAGGCCCGTCCTCGAGCATTCTCTGCGGCGTCGGGTTCGCCGATTTGTCCGGGTTCACGGCGTTGACGCAGACCCTCACGCCGGCCGAATTGTCTTCGCTGCTCACCGAATTCGGGGCCGCTGTCAGCGACATGGTGCACGCCGACGGCGGACGGGTGGTGAAGTTTCTCGGCGACGCGGTGATGTGGGTCAGCCCGCAGCCGGAGCGACTGGCCACGGCGGCCCTGGACCTGGTCCGCCATCCGCGAGCGCGCGATGCGGGCTTGCAGGTCCGCGCCGGGCTGGCCTACGGCCCCATTCTCACCTTGAACGGCGACTACTTCGGCAACGCGGTTAACTTGGCCGCTCGGCTGGTGGCCGCGGCCGCACCGGGCCAGATTCTGGTGTCGGCCGAAGTGTTCCAGCTGCTGCCGGATTGGCCGGCGGTCGAACAGGAACCGTTGCTGCTCAAGGGCTTCGATTCCCCGGTGGTCGCCTACGAGCTCGACCGCTCGGGCTCCGCGTAGGCCACCTCGACACCGCTCTGGAGGGACAGCGCCGAGCTCTGGCTCACCAGCAACGTCGCGAAGACCGCCACCCACAGCCATGCCTCGCCGGGAGAAAGGTGCGCACTGGTATTACGCACCGGAAGGGCCGTCAGAGCGCGGACGACGACCGAGACCACGACGATCACCGTCACGTACGGCAAGGCCGTCCGAAACGTCTGCACCCGCGGGCTCGACGGCGATTCCGCACTGCGCCGGCCGCGTCCGAACCACCACACGGCCCCGCACACCACCAGCACGGCCAGCGCGATCGGCACCCCGAAGGTGTTGGCGTCGTGCCACAGCGGCTCGAGCGGCTCGCGCGTCTTCTGGTCGGCCAAGGCCAGCGCCAAGTCGGAGACGGTGGCTTCGATGAAGAACACCGCGATCGGCGGAACCAGCACTGCGACGATGAACACGCAATGCTTGGCCAGCGTCCCCGCCGTCCCCGAGACGAACTGCACCACCGCGTAGAGCAGCATGTACACCGACGCCACAAAGGAAATGGCGCCCAACAATTCCGCGGACGATGCGCGCCCGC
This genomic stretch from Mycobacterium paraterrae harbors:
- a CDS encoding adenylate/guanylate cyclase domain-containing protein produces the protein MVDSLDFEAIQAAGIADAQARAGLLEYLASLGFTVDDMAQAERRGRLFGLAGDALLQSGPQTFTLRTAAQSLAVPVTDVEYAWAMLGLTVEDSDTPALTQADVDALGTWIAMRARLGHDAADGYMRVLGAALARLAEAVSSMIRTTTPRLWLGSTGDELATAQAYREVAGFVPRLGSMLDAIHRHHLVSTRTFIEGVERGPSSSILCGVGFADLSGFTALTQTLTPAELSSLLTEFGAAVSDMVHADGGRVVKFLGDAVMWVSPQPERLATAALDLVRHPRARDAGLQVRAGLAYGPILTLNGDYFGNAVNLAARLVAAAAPGQILVSAEVFQLLPDWPAVEQEPLLLKGFDSPVVAYELDRSGSA
- the gcvT gene encoding glycine cleavage system aminomethyltransferase GcvT — protein: MSDPLRGPLEERHREQGASFAEFGGWLMPVSYAGTVAEHAATRNAVGLFDVSHLGKALVKGPGAAEFVNSTLTNDLNRIQPGKAQYTLCCNESGGVIDDLIAYYVSSDEIFLVPNAANTAAVVAALKDAAPEGISVTDEHRSYAVLAVQGPRSSEVLSQLGLPTDMDYMGYADAALDGVPVRVCRSGYTGEHGYELLPPWDSAGVVFDALLAAVKSADGQLAGLGARDTLRTEMGYPLHGHELSADISPLQARCGWAIGWKKDAFFGRDALLAEKEAGPPRLLRGLRAVGRGVLRPDLTVLDGDRSVGVTTSGTFSPTLKTGIALALVDVDAGIEDGQHVTVDVRGRGLECEVVKPPFVGAKTR